Proteins from a genomic interval of Symmachiella macrocystis:
- the tyrS gene encoding tyrosine--tRNA ligase, which translates to MSFPAVEEQMAVIGRGVEKIVPEEELAAKLEKSRKTNTPLRIKYGIDPTGIDVHLGHTVPLRKMRQFQELGHQAVIIIGNYTALVGDPSGRDETRARLTQDQVEANAKDYLEQVGKVVDLSQAEVVRNGDWFAKMNFSDVLDLCGKVTIAQLLTRDDFSKRYKSEQPIFLHECLYPVMQAWDSVEIRADIELGGTEQLYSFMLARDLQKDANLAPQVSVMSPILVGTDGVRRMGKSLGNYIGISEPAYEMMKKFMQLPDTCMQMFYELLTEIPLDEINTLLAGHPKEAKLTLGKTVIAQYHGAAAGDEAAERWEREISQGALNEDIPTAPIAATDLQEGQLPAARLLVTAGLCKSTSDARRSIQQGGAYVGEEKQRLDDPNALITVADGMLLRVGKKRICRVKIDG; encoded by the coding sequence ATGTCGTTTCCTGCCGTTGAAGAACAAATGGCCGTGATTGGCCGTGGTGTCGAGAAAATCGTCCCCGAAGAGGAACTCGCAGCCAAACTCGAAAAGAGTCGCAAGACAAACACGCCGCTGCGGATCAAATATGGCATCGATCCCACGGGAATTGACGTGCATTTGGGGCACACGGTCCCGCTCAGAAAAATGCGGCAGTTTCAAGAACTCGGTCATCAAGCGGTAATCATTATCGGCAATTACACCGCTTTAGTGGGCGATCCCAGCGGCCGCGACGAAACCCGCGCCCGGCTGACGCAAGACCAAGTCGAAGCCAATGCCAAGGATTACCTCGAACAGGTCGGCAAGGTTGTTGATTTGTCGCAGGCGGAAGTTGTTCGCAACGGCGATTGGTTTGCGAAGATGAATTTCTCCGACGTGTTGGACCTGTGCGGCAAGGTGACCATTGCGCAGTTGCTCACGCGCGACGATTTCAGCAAGCGCTATAAGTCCGAGCAGCCGATCTTTTTGCACGAATGCCTGTATCCGGTGATGCAGGCCTGGGATTCGGTCGAAATTCGCGCCGACATTGAACTGGGCGGCACCGAACAGCTTTATAGTTTCATGTTGGCTCGGGATCTGCAAAAGGATGCGAATCTCGCGCCGCAGGTGAGTGTGATGTCACCGATTCTGGTCGGCACCGATGGCGTCCGGCGGATGGGCAAGAGCCTAGGCAACTACATCGGCATCTCCGAACCCGCCTACGAGATGATGAAAAAATTCATGCAGTTGCCCGACACGTGCATGCAAATGTTCTACGAATTGCTCACAGAAATCCCACTTGATGAAATCAACACGCTTCTCGCCGGACATCCCAAGGAAGCGAAATTAACGTTGGGCAAAACGGTGATCGCCCAGTACCACGGTGCTGCCGCGGGGGATGAAGCGGCCGAGCGCTGGGAACGCGAGATCAGTCAAGGCGCTTTGAATGAGGACATTCCCACCGCCCCCATTGCCGCCACTGACTTGCAGGAGGGGCAACTGCCGGCGGCGCGGTTGTTGGTCACCGCCGGTCTGTGTAAGTCCACCAGCGACGCGCGGCGGTCGATCCAACAGGGAGGAGCCTACGTCGGTGAGGAAAAGCAGCGTCTGGACGACCCCAACGCATTGATCACTGTCGCCGACGGAATGTTACTGCGTGTCGGCAAAAAACGAATCTGCCGAGTGAAAATCGACGGCTGA